The Sediminispirochaeta smaragdinae DSM 11293 genome has a segment encoding these proteins:
- a CDS encoding NAD(P)H-dependent oxidoreductase, with protein sequence MNYDLLFSTKGEKKLEVAVIGVRGFNHSLFIYGSRNDAISIRILCGRTAQKCIDAYLSVGIKRENIALCSSTAEGLSAFGKGMYLVFTDIDTAMSMPCDLVVEGTGNPEASARYALSAIEHHKHIVMVTKESDSVVGSLLAKKAREQGVIYSLAEGDQPALLIGLVTWARKAGLSIVSIGKSSEYDFIFDPERSTMQVLDRTEEVSGFEKVWSLGENSRQTVEQRSALLSDFGQRAIPDLAEMSIVCNHLPEFTPDISSFHCPIARAVEIPDLMCPETMGGLFSGEARIDVINCLRRPDEQSLEGGVYVVVACDDEETWQVLQDKGVPVSRNKKTALLYYPAHYLGFEALFSVLSVGLLGLPTSSPDPRPRYDLVARSVKPMTKGTELQAKGHHHIIEGFEGILLPAQGISAHTQLPYYLADGARLKEDIPAGTLLNADMLERPDDAILWKLREEQDTIFAL encoded by the coding sequence ATGAACTACGATCTACTTTTTTCCACAAAAGGGGAAAAGAAACTGGAAGTTGCCGTTATCGGTGTTCGGGGATTCAACCATTCCCTTTTTATTTACGGCTCACGGAACGATGCAATATCGATCCGTATTCTTTGCGGGAGAACTGCACAGAAGTGTATTGATGCGTATCTGTCGGTAGGTATCAAGCGGGAGAACATTGCCCTCTGCAGTTCCACAGCAGAAGGGCTGTCGGCCTTCGGAAAAGGCATGTATCTTGTTTTTACCGACATTGATACGGCAATGAGCATGCCCTGCGATCTTGTTGTGGAAGGGACCGGCAATCCCGAGGCATCGGCACGATATGCCCTTTCTGCTATCGAGCACCATAAGCATATTGTGATGGTGACAAAGGAATCGGATTCCGTCGTCGGATCACTTCTTGCAAAAAAGGCAAGGGAACAGGGAGTAATCTACTCTCTGGCCGAAGGAGATCAGCCGGCTCTTCTCATCGGCCTGGTCACATGGGCACGAAAGGCAGGACTCTCCATCGTGAGCATAGGAAAATCGAGTGAATATGATTTCATCTTTGATCCGGAACGCTCAACCATGCAGGTGCTGGACAGAACGGAGGAGGTGTCGGGATTCGAGAAGGTTTGGAGTTTAGGAGAAAATAGCCGGCAGACCGTAGAGCAGAGGAGCGCGCTTTTATCCGATTTTGGTCAGCGGGCCATACCGGACCTTGCCGAAATGTCTATTGTCTGCAACCATCTTCCGGAATTCACTCCCGATATCTCCAGCTTCCACTGCCCCATCGCCCGTGCCGTTGAGATTCCCGATCTTATGTGCCCGGAAACAATGGGAGGGCTCTTCTCCGGTGAGGCGAGAATCGATGTCATCAACTGCTTGCGGCGTCCCGATGAGCAGAGCCTGGAGGGGGGCGTCTATGTCGTGGTAGCCTGTGACGACGAAGAGACGTGGCAGGTACTTCAGGATAAGGGGGTTCCGGTAAGCCGAAACAAAAAGACGGCTTTGCTATACTATCCTGCCCACTACCTCGGATTCGAGGCGCTCTTCAGTGTTCTTTCCGTCGGATTATTAGGATTGCCGACCAGCAGTCCGGATCCAAGACCTCGCTATGACCTCGTGGCCCGATCGGTAAAACCGATGACCAAGGGTACGGAGCTACAGGCAAAGGGACACCATCACATCATAGAGGGTTTTGAAGGGATTTTGCTTCCGGCCCAGGGCATATCGGCTCATACGCAACTTCCCTACTATCTTGCCGACGGTGCACGGCTCAAAGAGGATATACCGGCAGGAACCCTGTTGAATGCCGATATGCTTGAACGACCGGATGATGCGATTCTCTGGAAGCTTAGAGAGGAGCAGGATACCATTTTCGCACTATGA
- a CDS encoding sigma 54-interacting transcriptional regulator, protein MIRITFIVPYASMKGTVEEIFSQHPERSVISQSVIMRTFDEIDTLNLDTDIVIARGYSANRIKKLGIPLIDMTVTGFDITTALNSCINRYRPEKIAIIGPLNTVYGIDEIKNVFPCCIEGYQVDDPAYLPETIDRVMQEGAEAVIAGRTGYYLCRDRGINSIMIESGRKTILQAIDEAVRSIRLMRRERERSDRFKSIMDYSFEGILSIDREGAVAVANNHALKVFPALEKAKNPLAVEKLLPQVDLSEVLRSGKKILGELVLIGKRMYTLNCAPAGDAGAVITFSNVTEIQEMEGKIRTKLHKKGLVAKYSFADIIGNGTAIGEAVRVARKFSQVESNIFIFGETGTGKELFAQSIHNDSRRRNQPFVAINCAALAEDLLESELFGYVDGAFTGASKGGKVGLFELAHRGTVFLDEIGDISPKLQSRLLRVLQEREIMRIGHDQVIPIDIRIISASNKDLKALVAEGKFREDLLYRLNVLKLTLPPLCARGRDIIDLCYHFIEQNRSRLHSVLRRLTPSAEQVILESGWPGNVRELYNFCERLCVLSEGDTADLKEVVSCMEQPAPSLRLQPQGISLAQVYETREKETIEKALELSSSKKDAARLLGIDASTLWRKMKKHHL, encoded by the coding sequence TTGATCCGCATTACGTTTATTGTTCCTTACGCATCGATGAAGGGAACCGTTGAAGAGATTTTCTCCCAGCACCCGGAACGGTCGGTCATCTCGCAGTCCGTCATCATGAGGACTTTTGATGAGATCGATACCCTAAACCTTGATACCGATATTGTTATTGCCAGGGGCTATTCCGCCAACCGAATAAAAAAGCTCGGTATTCCATTGATCGACATGACTGTTACCGGTTTCGATATTACCACCGCTTTGAACAGCTGTATCAATCGTTACAGGCCGGAGAAGATTGCAATCATCGGTCCCCTCAACACGGTTTACGGCATCGACGAGATAAAGAATGTGTTTCCCTGCTGTATCGAAGGATATCAGGTCGATGATCCTGCCTATCTTCCGGAAACGATCGACAGGGTGATGCAAGAAGGGGCGGAAGCGGTTATTGCGGGACGGACAGGCTATTACCTCTGCCGGGATCGGGGAATCAACAGTATCATGATAGAATCGGGGCGTAAAACCATCCTCCAGGCCATTGATGAGGCGGTCCGATCTATTCGATTAATGAGAAGGGAACGGGAGCGAAGCGACAGGTTCAAGAGCATTATGGATTACTCCTTTGAAGGAATCCTCTCCATTGATCGGGAAGGGGCCGTTGCCGTTGCCAACAACCATGCGCTGAAAGTGTTTCCAGCCTTGGAAAAGGCGAAAAATCCTCTGGCGGTAGAGAAACTACTTCCGCAAGTGGATTTGAGTGAGGTCCTCCGTTCCGGAAAGAAGATCCTCGGTGAGTTGGTGCTTATCGGAAAACGGATGTATACCCTCAACTGTGCTCCTGCCGGGGATGCCGGAGCGGTGATCACCTTTTCCAATGTTACCGAGATTCAGGAGATGGAGGGAAAGATTCGCACGAAGCTGCATAAGAAGGGTCTGGTGGCAAAGTACAGCTTTGCAGATATCATCGGAAACGGGACGGCCATCGGTGAGGCTGTAAGGGTCGCACGAAAGTTTAGTCAGGTGGAATCGAACATCTTTATCTTTGGAGAGACGGGAACAGGGAAAGAGCTTTTTGCCCAGAGCATTCACAACGACAGCAGAAGGCGCAATCAGCCCTTTGTTGCTATCAACTGTGCAGCCCTTGCCGAGGATCTTTTAGAGAGCGAGTTGTTCGGCTATGTGGACGGCGCCTTCACCGGTGCATCCAAGGGAGGGAAGGTCGGCCTTTTCGAGCTGGCCCACAGAGGGACCGTGTTCCTCGATGAGATTGGCGACATTTCTCCCAAGCTGCAGAGTCGTCTCCTCCGGGTCCTGCAGGAACGGGAAATCATGCGTATCGGCCATGACCAGGTGATTCCCATCGACATTCGCATTATTTCGGCATCGAATAAGGACCTTAAGGCCCTTGTCGCCGAAGGAAAATTCCGGGAGGATCTTCTCTACCGACTCAATGTTTTGAAGCTGACGCTTCCTCCCCTTTGTGCCAGGGGTCGGGATATCATTGACCTCTGTTACCATTTTATAGAGCAGAATCGCTCGCGACTCCATTCAGTCCTTCGTCGCCTGACCCCGTCGGCCGAACAGGTGATTCTGGAAAGCGGCTGGCCCGGAAATGTACGGGAACTCTATAATTTTTGTGAACGGCTTTGTGTCCTGTCCGAAGGAGATACCGCAGACCTCAAAGAGGTCGTTTCCTGTATGGAACAACCCGCCCCCTCCCTGCGGCTGCAGCCGCAGGGAATTTCACTCGCGCAGGTATACGAAACGCGTGAGAAAGAGACCATTGAAAAGGCCCTTGAGCTATCTTCGAGCAAAAAAGATGCGGCCCGACTGCTTGGTATCGACGCAAGCACCCTGTGGCGAAAGATGAAAAAGCATCATTTGTAG
- a CDS encoding NUDIX domain-containing protein: MSYPEPTVSAVILNPERKLLLCRSHKWEDKYVIPGGHIEWGEKMEEALKREILEETGLQIHDIRLIGLQESIFSEKYHSRKHFIFIDYLCRSDSSEVRLNDEAESYLWIDPQECKDLDLGGFTASLLERVFGLNSGEDMHQVSIFYNYK; this comes from the coding sequence ATGAGCTATCCGGAGCCGACCGTCAGCGCGGTCATTCTTAATCCGGAGAGGAAGCTTCTTCTCTGCAGGTCGCACAAGTGGGAAGACAAATATGTCATTCCCGGCGGCCATATCGAGTGGGGAGAGAAGATGGAAGAGGCGCTGAAAAGAGAAATTCTTGAGGAGACGGGCCTGCAGATCCACGATATCAGGCTTATCGGTTTGCAGGAGTCCATCTTCAGTGAAAAGTATCACAGTCGAAAGCATTTCATCTTCATCGATTACCTTTGCAGAAGCGACTCATCCGAGGTGAGACTGAACGATGAAGCGGAATCATATCTCTGGATCGATCCGCAGGAGTGTAAGGATCTTGATCTGGGAGGCTTTACTGCATCGCTTCTCGAGCGGGTTTTCGGTTTGAACTCCGGTGAAGATATGCATCAGGTAAGCATCTTTTACAACTACAAATGA
- a CDS encoding helix-turn-helix transcriptional regulator: MMKKDQITFPFTFFSFIVSLLFFLICSLLYAWGAPPWLENFPYASGLRFLLALGIYLLSCSAYLLMKSAELFMGRSYSFPKSFSLAFLPVVIFSGLVLFGSSLQLLRGFYFASDAILWIIASLIFYRLDTKQKNLVRYEMSIRLWKVFFVVFAVAALFSLFSIMPTAVVLFFRIILLLCAVFASLMLNGPRYRQKEGTEEFAKDYALSPRETEITALLLQGKTNAEICQSLFISLATVKTHIASIFRKTGARNRTELSALFRNG, encoded by the coding sequence ATGATGAAAAAAGACCAGATAACATTTCCGTTTACCTTCTTTTCGTTCATCGTATCCCTTCTCTTTTTTCTGATCTGCTCCCTGCTGTATGCATGGGGGGCACCACCGTGGCTTGAGAATTTTCCCTACGCCTCCGGCCTGCGATTTCTTCTTGCTCTGGGGATCTACCTACTCTCCTGCAGCGCCTATCTTCTGATGAAAAGTGCGGAACTTTTTATGGGTCGATCATATTCCTTCCCAAAGTCCTTTTCTCTTGCCTTCCTTCCCGTCGTGATATTTTCCGGGCTGGTCCTTTTCGGAAGTTCACTGCAGTTGCTTCGGGGCTTCTATTTTGCGTCCGATGCTATCCTTTGGATTATTGCCTCATTGATATTCTACCGCCTTGATACAAAGCAAAAAAACCTGGTCCGCTACGAAATGAGCATCCGCCTGTGGAAGGTCTTCTTTGTCGTTTTCGCCGTTGCCGCACTTTTTTCGCTTTTTTCCATCATGCCGACAGCGGTGGTATTGTTCTTTCGTATTATACTCTTGCTATGTGCCGTCTTTGCAAGCCTGATGCTGAACGGCCCCCGCTATCGGCAAAAGGAGGGGACGGAAGAGTTTGCAAAAGACTACGCACTCTCACCGCGAGAAACCGAAATCACGGCCCTCCTGCTTCAAGGGAAAACAAACGCAGAAATTTGCCAGTCGCTTTTCATATCCTTAGCCACGGTTAAAACCCATATTGCATCTATTTTTAGAAAAACAGGGGCACGGAACAGGACAGAATTGTCCGCTCTCTTTCGAAACGGCTAA
- a CDS encoding ATP-binding cassette domain-containing protein, with amino-acid sequence MASRDDLIRLEHISASYGEVPVLSDISLTIRPGEIHALVGEHGAGKSSLALLIKGEVPIKSGSFFMKGVAQQNYVNQKADRSNICLVKQRIPLSKAYTVAENLFIGNKDVIGGLFTFFNAAAIRLEAQNYIKQHGFRLDPLARTANLNMADRALVAILRELYKKPRLLILDETLEKLSSINLIKIIPMLHQLTNEGSSVLFITHQIDDVYHIADRVSIIRHGELLLSEETNRIDKINLIRIAYTQMSEREDRQHSNSEFYQLLRYNEAILKSLPINLLVLDTKYDVKLINDTARDFFNLNRLDFDVHIEGLFQGSDKEAMEKIQESIHRKKETMLFDIPLKVNGKNMQTNFIVYPVLDGLHPLGYIIILEDITERERMREQLILSEKLAALGLLAAGVAHEINNPLGIIYNYLESLKWLTEGNQESKKLIDNLEEQFEYIANIVANLLSFSENRELSTEPFNIVSLIRELINLVRFNAQAKHIEIHFETDDWPLLVSADRNEIKQVLLNLLKNSFEALGSNGTIALTAHEMKKGGKPEACITIRDNGTGIKLENPNDIFLPFTSTKGSNSGNIGLGLSVSYNIIKKNKGSITVENLLPNGCKFSLWLPL; translated from the coding sequence ATGGCATCGAGGGATGATCTGATTCGGCTGGAACATATCAGTGCCTCCTATGGTGAAGTGCCCGTTCTTTCGGATATTTCACTCACCATCAGGCCTGGAGAAATTCATGCACTGGTGGGGGAACATGGTGCAGGAAAATCCTCGCTGGCGCTTTTGATAAAAGGTGAAGTTCCAATAAAAAGCGGAAGCTTCTTTATGAAGGGAGTCGCTCAGCAAAACTATGTAAATCAAAAGGCCGATCGCTCCAACATCTGCCTGGTAAAACAGAGAATACCGCTTTCAAAGGCGTACACTGTTGCTGAAAATCTTTTCATCGGCAATAAAGATGTCATTGGCGGGCTGTTTACATTCTTTAATGCCGCAGCAATACGGCTCGAGGCTCAAAATTATATAAAGCAGCATGGCTTCCGCCTCGACCCTCTGGCAAGGACAGCCAATCTGAACATGGCAGATAGGGCCCTTGTCGCCATTCTCAGGGAACTGTACAAAAAACCTCGTCTGCTCATCCTTGACGAAACCCTTGAAAAACTCTCTTCGATCAATCTGATTAAGATCATACCTATGCTTCATCAATTAACCAACGAGGGATCGTCGGTCCTTTTTATTACCCACCAGATCGACGATGTTTATCACATAGCAGATAGGGTTTCTATTATCCGTCACGGTGAACTACTGCTGAGCGAAGAGACAAACCGGATCGACAAAATAAACCTTATACGTATAGCCTATACGCAAATGTCGGAACGAGAGGACCGGCAGCATTCGAATAGTGAATTCTATCAACTGCTTCGTTATAACGAAGCCATACTAAAAAGTCTTCCCATCAATCTTCTGGTTCTTGATACGAAATATGATGTAAAGCTAATCAACGATACTGCCAGGGATTTTTTCAACCTCAACAGACTCGATTTCGATGTTCATATCGAAGGCCTTTTTCAGGGTAGTGATAAAGAGGCCATGGAGAAGATTCAGGAGTCCATCCACAGGAAAAAAGAGACCATGCTTTTTGATATTCCTCTGAAAGTGAACGGAAAAAATATGCAAACGAATTTCATTGTCTATCCCGTTCTCGACGGTCTTCACCCTCTAGGATATATCATCATTCTCGAAGATATCACCGAACGGGAAAGGATGAGGGAACAACTCATCCTTTCAGAAAAACTTGCCGCACTCGGACTTCTTGCCGCAGGGGTTGCCCATGAAATCAATAATCCCTTGGGAATCATCTATAATTATCTCGAATCACTAAAATGGCTAACGGAGGGAAATCAAGAATCTAAAAAGCTTATCGACAATCTCGAGGAGCAGTTCGAATACATTGCAAACATCGTGGCGAACCTTCTTTCTTTTTCAGAAAACAGGGAACTGTCAACAGAGCCTTTCAATATTGTCTCTCTCATAAGAGAACTGATCAACCTTGTCCGTTTCAATGCACAGGCAAAGCATATTGAGATCCATTTTGAAACCGACGACTGGCCCCTGCTGGTCTCTGCCGACCGAAATGAGATAAAACAGGTTCTTCTTAATCTTCTGAAAAATAGTTTTGAAGCACTAGGCAGCAACGGTACCATAGCACTCACCGCCCACGAGATGAAAAAAGGGGGAAAGCCGGAGGCTTGCATCACCATCAGAGATAATGGAACGGGTATCAAACTTGAAAATCCAAACGACATATTCCTTCCTTTCACTTCGACGAAAGGATCCAACAGTGGAAATATCGGCCTTGGCCTTTCCGTCAGTTATAACATCATCAAAAAGAACAAGGGTTCTATCACCGTGGAAAACCTGCTCCCCAACGGCTGCAAATTTTCTTTATGGCTCCCTTTATAG
- a CDS encoding sigma-54-dependent transcriptional regulator, whose product MQIVLIDDNEAYCESMRQSLSLHQIDCHYSTHAEEGLALLGTGHCEAALIDIMLGSISGIDLLKEIKRKKPELPVIMITGYGTIETAVESIKYGAFDYIQKPIRFEKLLRLLATISRLNELDNERSSLKEKVLRQAPPIISKNKAIEALLLQMKKLALANLPVLITGENGTGKELFAQHLHLRSPRGHREMVTVNCAALTEGLLDNELFGHEKGAYTGAVSDHVGLFEKAHNNTLFLDEIGDMSLSTQAKILRVLQNQEIRKVGSSKTIKIDVNIIAATNKNLETLIEQGKFREDLYYRLKAAHLKIPPLRDRREDIVPLTEYFLASYSKEHKKPITGITSEVQDLFLAYHWPGNVRELRNCIHYACTMTSDSILHIQELPADILSIRNLPSERQGAFELSEKEIIVKTLQRFHYNKSKCARHLHISRSTLYNKLLRYGIEG is encoded by the coding sequence ATGCAAATTGTATTGATAGATGATAATGAAGCATATTGCGAAAGCATGAGGCAAAGCCTTAGCCTCCATCAAATCGATTGTCATTACAGCACACATGCCGAAGAGGGCTTGGCACTTCTTGGAACCGGTCACTGTGAAGCAGCACTCATCGACATCATGCTCGGAAGCATCTCCGGCATCGACCTTCTCAAAGAGATAAAACGAAAAAAACCGGAACTTCCGGTCATCATGATAACGGGATATGGTACGATCGAGACGGCGGTAGAATCAATAAAATATGGTGCGTTTGATTACATTCAAAAACCAATCCGCTTCGAAAAACTGTTACGGCTGCTTGCTACCATATCCCGCCTCAATGAGCTTGACAATGAACGTTCTTCACTCAAGGAAAAGGTTCTCAGACAGGCGCCTCCTATTATCAGCAAAAATAAAGCAATAGAAGCACTCCTTCTTCAGATGAAAAAGCTTGCATTGGCAAACTTGCCGGTGCTCATCACCGGTGAAAACGGAACAGGAAAAGAGCTTTTCGCTCAGCATCTTCATCTCAGATCGCCCAGAGGTCATCGGGAGATGGTGACGGTGAACTGTGCGGCTCTCACCGAAGGACTTCTCGACAACGAACTCTTCGGTCATGAGAAGGGGGCCTACACAGGGGCCGTCTCCGACCATGTCGGTCTTTTTGAAAAAGCGCACAATAATACGCTTTTTCTGGACGAAATAGGAGATATGTCGTTGTCTACTCAGGCTAAGATCCTTCGGGTCCTTCAAAACCAGGAAATACGCAAGGTCGGAAGCAGTAAGACAATAAAGATCGATGTGAATATCATTGCAGCGACAAATAAAAATCTTGAGACATTAATCGAACAAGGGAAATTCAGGGAAGACCTCTATTACCGGCTCAAGGCCGCCCATCTCAAAATTCCGCCCTTGCGCGACAGAAGGGAAGATATTGTGCCCTTAACCGAATATTTTCTTGCGTCCTACTCCAAGGAGCATAAGAAGCCCATCACGGGAATTACCTCGGAAGTTCAGGACCTTTTCTTGGCGTATCACTGGCCAGGTAACGTACGAGAGCTGAGAAACTGTATTCACTATGCATGCACCATGACATCGGATTCGATACTACACATCCAGGAATTGCCTGCCGACATTCTTTCCATACGAAATCTGCCGTCGGAGAGGCAGGGGGCTTTTGAGCTGTCGGAGAAGGAGATTATAGTCAAAACGCTCCAGCGTTTCCATTACAATAAATCAAAGTGTGCACGGCACCTTCATATCAGCCGCAGCACACTGTATAACAAGTTGCTCAGATATGGCATCGAGGGATGA
- a CDS encoding nucleoside hydrolase — translation MGKLRKLIAAVSLVVVSAAVWANGGGESMSYETRDVEKVQGARKVILDTDMVELFDDGMAMILLDRSPRTELLGVTVVSGNTPMPRGMATGVRQLEAIGSTVPLYAGSRYGIRSWRAEPEVLSAELAISPVVSWGGYLRSAIDPETYNGIEFDPMARWAELYKTLYNESPVYPYVYDTENPDPQGRDEAVDFLVDTVNTYPGEVTIVAIGPLTNIARAIMRDPSFPSKVKEIIYMGGSFFLPGNSSASAEFNWWADPDAAKIALRAAWGDPESESYKRYGNQVISGLEANHNTGGMPLELYKKMVAQTFPGLQSLFYKRGMDDAPTNIWDLFAAAYLIDPSVVLSWNNDPRPADNTPQPIYGVYVDVNAEMGPDYGRSIAYEKEQGPVGSKKAAIQNFIDEGKFWNEIVYPLLVDPKNR, via the coding sequence ATGGGCAAATTGAGAAAGCTGATTGCCGCTGTTTCCTTAGTGGTAGTGTCGGCAGCTGTTTGGGCAAACGGTGGCGGAGAGAGCATGAGCTATGAAACGAGGGATGTGGAGAAGGTGCAGGGCGCACGAAAGGTAATATTGGATACCGACATGGTGGAACTGTTTGACGACGGCATGGCCATGATCCTTCTTGATCGCTCTCCACGTACAGAACTTCTCGGTGTTACAGTGGTTTCCGGGAACACACCAATGCCCCGAGGTATGGCAACTGGTGTACGGCAGCTGGAGGCCATTGGTTCTACCGTTCCGCTTTATGCAGGCAGTCGTTACGGAATCCGTTCCTGGAGGGCTGAGCCCGAGGTCCTCTCCGCCGAGCTGGCAATAAGTCCTGTCGTCTCGTGGGGCGGATATCTGCGGTCCGCCATCGACCCCGAAACCTACAACGGTATTGAATTCGATCCCATGGCACGATGGGCGGAACTCTATAAGACGTTATACAATGAAAGCCCTGTTTATCCCTATGTCTACGATACGGAAAATCCCGATCCTCAAGGAAGAGATGAAGCCGTAGATTTTCTTGTAGACACCGTAAATACGTACCCCGGAGAAGTGACCATTGTGGCTATTGGCCCTCTTACCAATATCGCCAGAGCCATCATGAGAGATCCATCCTTTCCGTCAAAAGTAAAAGAAATAATCTATATGGGCGGTTCATTCTTTTTGCCGGGCAATTCCTCTGCGTCGGCCGAATTTAACTGGTGGGCCGATCCCGATGCTGCAAAGATCGCTCTTCGAGCAGCATGGGGGGATCCTGAGTCGGAATCATATAAGCGCTATGGAAACCAGGTCATTTCCGGTTTGGAGGCAAACCACAATACCGGAGGAATGCCACTTGAGCTCTACAAGAAGATGGTAGCTCAAACCTTCCCAGGCTTGCAGTCGCTCTTTTATAAGCGGGGTATGGATGATGCGCCGACGAATATTTGGGACCTTTTTGCGGCGGCATATCTGATCGATCCTTCGGTCGTGCTTTCCTGGAATAATGATCCTCGGCCTGCGGACAATACCCCTCAGCCCATATATGGTGTCTATGTTGATGTGAACGCCGAGATGGGCCCCGATTACGGGAGGAGCATCGCCTATGAAAAAGAGCAAGGACCTGTCGGCAGCAAAAAGGCTGCAATACAAAATTTCATCGACGAGGGAAAATTTTGGAATGAAATCGTGTACCCTCTATTAGTTGATCCAAAAAATAGGTAG
- a CDS encoding sugar ABC transporter substrate-binding protein, which yields MKRCTDGKTGKVLFLILAGLMIIAAPVFSGGKKESGSDKPVVGLVMKSLANEFFKTMEEGARKFAEEDGSFELIPVGMNSETDIDTQVSAMERFITTGVDMIVVAPADSVGMVKSVKKAVDAGITVVNFDVTLDKDALEAAGLPRDFLFVGPDNADGAEMVGNYLGDTIGKGAKVIIIEGNPGADNAKQRKEGFMRSVEAYNFDLLASRTAHWETEEANTVMTNLLTKYPDVEGIMCANDSMAVGVVKALEAAGRAGEIKVVGFDNIGAVQTLIKEGKVLASIDQFGPEMAANAIKIGFRILGGEKLSGWQKTPIKLVTAENL from the coding sequence ATGAAGAGATGTACAGATGGGAAAACCGGAAAGGTGCTATTTTTGATTCTTGCCGGCTTGATGATTATTGCCGCCCCGGTGTTTTCAGGTGGAAAAAAAGAGAGCGGCAGTGATAAGCCGGTTGTCGGATTGGTGATGAAGTCTTTGGCAAATGAGTTTTTTAAGACCATGGAAGAGGGAGCACGAAAGTTTGCCGAAGAAGACGGAAGCTTCGAGCTGATTCCTGTCGGTATGAATTCCGAAACGGATATCGATACCCAGGTAAGTGCCATGGAGCGTTTTATCACCACAGGCGTCGATATGATCGTCGTTGCCCCTGCCGATTCCGTCGGCATGGTTAAATCCGTCAAAAAGGCCGTTGATGCTGGTATAACTGTTGTAAATTTCGACGTTACCTTGGACAAGGATGCACTTGAGGCTGCCGGACTCCCGAGAGATTTTCTTTTTGTCGGCCCGGATAATGCCGATGGCGCGGAGATGGTCGGTAATTATCTTGGCGATACCATCGGCAAAGGCGCCAAAGTGATCATTATCGAAGGCAACCCCGGAGCCGACAATGCAAAACAACGAAAAGAGGGGTTTATGCGCTCGGTTGAAGCGTATAATTTCGACCTGCTTGCATCGAGAACCGCTCACTGGGAAACAGAGGAAGCCAATACGGTTATGACCAACCTGCTGACAAAGTATCCGGATGTGGAAGGAATCATGTGTGCCAACGATTCCATGGCTGTCGGTGTTGTGAAAGCCTTGGAAGCAGCCGGCCGGGCAGGAGAAATCAAGGTCGTCGGATTCGATAATATCGGGGCCGTTCAGACCCTCATTAAAGAGGGAAAAGTTCTTGCTAGCATTGATCAATTCGGTCCTGAGATGGCGGCGAATGCCATTAAGATAGGGTTCAGGATTCTTGGCGGAGAGAAGTTGTCGGGATGGCAAAAGACCCCCATCAAGCTGGTAACGGCAGAAAATTTATAA